In Picosynechococcus sp. PCC 7002, the following are encoded in one genomic region:
- a CDS encoding methylenetetrahydrofolate reductase, with protein MTTRLRRAIENRDFVVTAEVAPPKGGDPTKMLRMAKLLGDRVHGVNVTDGSRAVMRMSSIAASTLLLQNGIDPIFQVACRDRNVIGLQADLMGAHALGLRNVLALTGDPVKAGDHPKAKAVFDLESVRLLKLITKLNNGQDFNDKKMPDGPLDLFPGGAVDPQLKSWYTIESRFARKVEAGAQFFQSQMITDFQRLEEFMNRVASQYDVPVFAGIFLLKSAKNAQFINRCVPGAQIPDAIIERLAQAENPLEEGLKIAAEQVKIAKNLCHGVHMMAVKKEDLIPQILDLADVSIQISTAPALV; from the coding sequence ATGACCACCCGTCTGCGTCGTGCCATCGAAAATCGAGACTTTGTCGTTACGGCTGAGGTTGCGCCTCCAAAGGGGGGTGACCCGACAAAAATGCTGCGGATGGCAAAATTGCTTGGCGATCGCGTCCATGGGGTGAATGTGACCGATGGGAGCCGGGCCGTGATGCGCATGTCGTCCATTGCCGCCTCAACTTTACTCTTGCAAAACGGTATCGACCCAATTTTTCAGGTGGCCTGCCGCGATCGCAATGTCATTGGTCTCCAAGCAGATTTAATGGGCGCCCATGCCCTGGGTTTACGGAATGTGTTGGCCCTCACGGGGGATCCCGTCAAAGCGGGCGATCACCCCAAAGCCAAGGCAGTTTTCGATCTCGAATCGGTGCGTCTATTAAAACTGATCACCAAATTAAATAACGGCCAAGACTTTAACGACAAAAAAATGCCCGATGGCCCCCTGGATTTGTTCCCTGGGGGCGCGGTGGATCCCCAGCTTAAGAGTTGGTACACCATTGAATCTCGCTTTGCCCGCAAAGTAGAAGCCGGGGCGCAGTTTTTCCAGTCGCAAATGATTACGGATTTCCAGCGACTCGAAGAATTTATGAACCGGGTGGCTAGTCAATATGATGTGCCCGTATTTGCGGGAATTTTTCTGTTGAAATCGGCAAAAAATGCTCAATTTATCAACCGCTGTGTACCAGGGGCGCAAATTCCCGATGCGATTATTGAGCGCCTAGCCCAAGCTGAAAATCCCCTCGAAGAGGGTCTCAAAATTGCGGCGGAGCAGGTAAAAATTGCCAAAAATCTCTGCCACGGTGTCCATATGATGGCCGTCAAAAAAGAAGATCTGATTCCGCAAATTCTTGATTTAGCAGACGTTTCCATTCAAATCTCCACGGCACCGGCCTTAGTTTAA
- the trpS gene encoding tryptophan--tRNA ligase produces the protein MAKQRILSGVQPTGNLHLGNYLGAIQNWVEIQQDYDSFFCVVDLHAITVPHDPKVLANNTKAIAALYLACGIDLTHSTIFVQSHVKAHSELAWLLNCVTPLNWLERMIQFKEKAQKQGENVSVGLLDYPVLMAADILLYDADKVPVGEDQKQHLELTRDIVIRINDKFGTKKNPVLKMPDPLIRTTGARVMSLTDGTKKMSKSDPSELSRINLLDPPDVLTKKIKKCKTDPERGLEFDNPNRPECNNLLGLYALLSGKPKETVAAECADMGWGQFKPLLTETVIAALEPIQTKYHDIMANPDYLDQVLREGREKADTVANATLKQVKDALGFLPSL, from the coding sequence ATGGCGAAACAGCGCATTCTCTCTGGGGTACAACCCACTGGTAATCTTCACCTCGGCAACTATCTTGGGGCGATCCAAAACTGGGTGGAAATTCAACAGGACTATGACAGTTTTTTCTGTGTGGTAGATCTCCACGCGATTACGGTGCCCCATGACCCCAAGGTTCTAGCAAATAATACAAAGGCGATCGCCGCGTTGTATCTTGCCTGTGGCATTGACTTGACCCACTCGACCATTTTTGTTCAATCCCACGTTAAAGCCCATAGCGAATTGGCCTGGTTGTTAAATTGTGTGACGCCCCTGAACTGGTTAGAGCGGATGATTCAGTTCAAAGAAAAAGCCCAAAAACAAGGGGAAAACGTCAGCGTTGGCCTGCTCGATTATCCGGTGCTGATGGCCGCTGATATTCTCCTGTATGATGCCGATAAAGTGCCCGTGGGCGAAGACCAAAAACAACATTTAGAGCTGACCCGCGACATTGTGATCCGCATTAACGACAAATTTGGCACGAAGAAAAACCCCGTGCTGAAAATGCCGGATCCGCTGATTCGGACAACGGGGGCTAGGGTGATGAGCCTCACCGATGGCACGAAGAAAATGTCCAAGTCCGATCCCTCGGAACTAAGCCGGATTAATCTTTTGGATCCCCCCGATGTCCTGACGAAGAAAATCAAAAAGTGCAAAACCGATCCCGAACGGGGCCTAGAGTTTGACAATCCTAACCGCCCGGAATGCAATAACTTGCTGGGGTTGTATGCTCTGCTCAGTGGTAAACCCAAAGAAACCGTAGCCGCTGAATGTGCCGATATGGGCTGGGGTCAATTTAAACCCCTCCTCACAGAGACCGTCATTGCCGCCCTGGAGCCAATCCAAACGAAATACCATGACATTATGGCGAACCCCGATTACCTCGATCAGGTGTTGCGGGAAGGCCGTGAAAAAGCTGACACTGTTGCAAATGCAACCCTCAAGCAGGTGAAAGACGCCCTTGGTTTTCTGCCGTCCCTGTAG